Proteins from a single region of Ziziphus jujuba cultivar Dongzao chromosome 1, ASM3175591v1:
- the LOC107427158 gene encoding probable aspartic protease At2g35615, protein MASCLFFFLLLATTLTTFTTSRPHVPKPKGLVIKLIHSDHAIVPKYFQPEAKAKLEPTNYYSGPLLFINFQIGQPPVQQFAVMDTGSNLLWVDCAGCRQCRRRAINRAIYDPSHSSTYTSIQCDDQRCIDISANGECSPTGQCFYNKRNYARGSMSSGLIATEQLTFGPIHEGIAEEITVVSGMVFGCSSDSQSLPDSKFNGIFGLSNRSYTISAFGSKFSYCIGDITDKDYGYNLLILGEEANFEGFTTPIDIQYSGHYYLSLQSVTVGNSNTYINPNGMWSKSAVMDTGTSGLWLVSGLYTEFRIKIVAFMEDLGLNSTTDESRKLCYHGNFTTEPVNSQLTNVHTIASLHFANGADLDLEVKSLFYNTNKGTFCLDVNPSITEEVTIIGLRAQQSYNVGYDLIGRMLYLQFRECAALFP, encoded by the coding sequence ATGGCttcatgtttgtttttttttctccttttggcAACAACTTTGACCACTTTCACAACCAGTCGCCCTCACGTCCCCAAACCAAAAGGCTTGGTTATCAAACTTATCCACAGTGATCATGCGATTGTCCCAAAATATTTCCAGCCAGAAGCAAAAGCTAAGCTTGAGCCTACAAATTATTACTCCGGACCCCTACTGTTCATCAACTTCCAAATTGGCCAACCACCCGTCCAACAATTCGCAGTGATGGATACAGGAAGCAACCTTCTTTGGGTTGACTGTGCTGGTTGCAGGCAATGTCGTAGGCGGGCCATCAACAGGGCAATATATGATCCGTCTCACTCATCAACTTATACATCTATACAGTGTGATGATCAACGTTGTATCGATATTTCAGCAAATGGAGAGTGCTCCCCAACCGGCCAATGCTTCTACAACAAAAGGAATTATGCTAGAGGATCAATGTCCAGTGGGCTGATTGCCACTGAACAACTCACCTTCGGACCAATACATGAAGGAATCGCTGAAGAAATTACCGTTGTGTCTGGTATGGTATTTGGGTGTAGTAGCGATTCCCAATCACTTCCTGATTCCAAATTCAACGGCATTTTTGGACTTTCCAACAGATCTTATACCATTTCGGCCTTTGGATCAAAATTTTCTTACTGCATTGGAGATATAACCGATAAAGATTATGGTTATAACCTATTGATCTTAGGTGAGGAGGCAAATTTTGAAGGATTCACTACCCCTATAGATATACAATATTCGGGTCATTACTATCTTTCTTTACAATCCGTAACTGTAGGAAACAGCAACACCTACATCAATCCTAATGGTATGTGGTCCAAAAGTGCAGTGATGGACACGGGAACATCAGGTCTTTGGTTAGTCAGCGGCTTGTATACAGAATTTCGCATCAAAATAGTTGCTTTCATGGAAGATTTGGGGCTGAACTCAACCACTGATGAATCGAGAAAATTGTGCTACCATGGTAACTTCACGACAGAGCCAGTAAATAGTCAACTAACAAATGTGCATACGATTGCTTCCCTTCATTTTGCTAATGGTGCTGATCTTGACTTGGAAGTAAAGAGCTTGTTCTATAATACTAATAAGGGCACGTTTTGCTTGGATGTGAATCCCAGCATTACTGAAGAGGTGACAATCATTGGATTGAGGGCTCAACAATCCTATAATGTAGGTTATGATCTCATTGGACGAATGCTCTATCTCCAATTTAGGGAATGTGCAGCCTTATTTCCATGA